One segment of Deinococcus yavapaiensis KR-236 DNA contains the following:
- a CDS encoding VanW family protein, whose protein sequence is MIRRALFVMLSLGVAFAQQSTPPSSSPSAETTPAPVPQPEPAPPAPSSPASVPETATPQAAQPLSIVFSEQVPVLVNGLKGTESARQVLALGRDRTAQLRALGVTSSLRADIERFAKTLERDPRDARFEFASATGVWRVVQRGGVKVDVEATLANVASALKDPGAAQANVVYTTSFPKRTLSWFASRGLTHFLGEGNTYYVGSSRARVTNIHAGARHFQDRLFEGKTFSFNAFIGEVSAKNGFVPGLVIAGERTATGIGGGICQVSTTAFRSLYAAGLPIRERRNHSYQVHYYDPQGLDATIYQPSQDLKFDNDTGGSLWFQADWDDADARLSIQVFGKPRAELVEILAPRTLKTQPALADRLVVDRTVAPGRRVQVDWAAPGATIEVVRRFTKNGQVVRSDTLRSVYRPWPNIYLVGPSN, encoded by the coding sequence GTGATTCGTCGCGCCCTGTTCGTCATGTTGTCCCTCGGCGTCGCCTTTGCTCAGCAGTCCACGCCGCCCTCCTCTTCCCCATCCGCCGAGACCACGCCGGCGCCCGTGCCGCAGCCGGAGCCCGCCCCGCCCGCCCCTTCTTCTCCTGCGAGCGTTCCGGAGACGGCCACGCCCCAAGCGGCCCAACCGCTGTCGATCGTGTTCAGCGAGCAAGTGCCGGTCCTCGTGAACGGCCTGAAGGGCACCGAAAGTGCCCGTCAAGTGCTGGCGCTCGGGCGGGACCGCACGGCGCAGTTGCGCGCCCTCGGCGTGACGTCCAGCTTGCGCGCGGACATCGAGCGCTTCGCGAAGACGCTCGAGCGTGATCCGCGAGACGCGCGCTTCGAGTTCGCTTCGGCGACGGGCGTATGGCGTGTCGTACAACGCGGCGGCGTGAAGGTCGACGTGGAGGCCACGCTGGCCAACGTCGCCTCGGCGCTCAAAGATCCGGGAGCGGCCCAGGCGAACGTCGTGTACACCACGAGTTTTCCGAAGCGCACCTTGTCGTGGTTCGCGTCGCGCGGCCTCACGCACTTCCTCGGTGAAGGCAACACTTATTACGTCGGTTCGTCGCGTGCGCGCGTCACGAACATCCACGCGGGCGCTCGCCACTTCCAAGATCGCCTGTTCGAAGGCAAGACCTTTTCCTTCAACGCCTTCATCGGGGAAGTGAGCGCCAAGAACGGCTTCGTGCCGGGCCTCGTCATCGCCGGGGAACGTACGGCGACAGGCATCGGCGGCGGCATCTGCCAAGTGTCGACGACGGCGTTCCGCTCGCTGTACGCGGCGGGCCTGCCGATTCGCGAGCGCCGCAACCACTCGTACCAAGTCCACTACTACGATCCGCAAGGGCTCGACGCCACGATCTATCAGCCAAGCCAGGACCTCAAGTTCGACAACGACACAGGCGGTTCCTTGTGGTTCCAAGCCGACTGGGACGACGCGGACGCGCGTCTCAGCATCCAGGTGTTCGGCAAGCCGCGCGCCGAACTCGTGGAGATCTTGGCTCCCCGCACCTTGAAGACGCAACCGGCGCTCGCCGATCGGCTTGTCGTGGACCGGACCGTGGCGCCCGGACGCCGCGTCCAAGTCGATTGGGCCGCTCCGGGCGCCACGATCGAGGTCGTGCGACGCTTCACGAAGAACGGTCAGGTCGTGCGGAGCGACACCCTACGCAGCGTGTACCGCCCCTGGCCGAACATCTACCTCGTCGGCCCCTCGAATTGA
- a CDS encoding ribonuclease J, which produces MDKHLEVIPLGGMGEIGKNMFAYRYGDEIMIVDGGLAFPDSHMLGIDLLIPRIDYLQQNAGLIKGWVLTHGHEDHIGALPYILPRLPKVPIHAAKLTLGLLREKLSEFGIRENDVDLREVDTDARIRIGRHFTVDFFRMTHSIPDNMGYVLHTPVGRIVHTGDFKLDQHPTDGKPSHLAKIAQAGAEGVLMLISDSTNAERPGTTMSEADIAANIEKIIEGAKGRVFVTTFASHTHRLQNVVHVAEKLGRRVVMEGRSMVKYAQVALNLGYLEMKDGLVSTDEMGDLQDSQVLFLCTGSQGQPMSVLSRLAFGNHAKIALHRGDTVILSSSPIPGNEEAVNTVINRLYEIGVEVYYPPTYKVHASGHGSQEELKMVLNLANPKFFLPWHGEPRHQINHARLAQGMPKPPKRTLIAKNGDVVRLTADDFRVTGTVPSGAVYVDGLGVGDISDDIIQDRLAMSQDGVLIMTAVLHPTPHVELVSRGFVKANRDLEGNIRKVALEAVEAGLREKKRLEDVRDDMYGAVRRFVRKVTGRNPVLIPVLVE; this is translated from the coding sequence ATGGACAAGCACCTCGAAGTCATCCCGCTCGGCGGTATGGGCGAGATCGGCAAGAACATGTTCGCCTACCGTTACGGCGACGAAATCATGATCGTGGACGGCGGTCTCGCCTTTCCCGATTCTCACATGCTCGGCATCGACTTGCTGATTCCGCGCATCGACTACCTGCAGCAAAACGCGGGCCTCATCAAAGGCTGGGTGCTGACGCACGGTCACGAGGACCACATCGGCGCGCTGCCGTACATCCTGCCGCGCTTGCCGAAGGTGCCCATTCACGCGGCGAAGCTCACCCTCGGCTTGCTGCGAGAGAAGCTCAGCGAGTTCGGCATTCGCGAGAACGACGTGGATCTTCGCGAAGTGGACACGGACGCGCGCATTCGTATCGGGCGCCACTTCACCGTGGACTTCTTCCGCATGACGCACTCCATTCCCGACAACATGGGGTACGTGCTGCACACGCCCGTCGGACGAATCGTGCACACCGGCGACTTCAAGCTCGACCAGCATCCGACCGACGGCAAGCCCAGCCACCTCGCCAAGATCGCGCAGGCGGGCGCCGAAGGCGTGCTGATGCTGATTTCGGATTCCACGAACGCCGAGCGGCCTGGCACCACGATGAGCGAGGCGGACATCGCCGCGAACATCGAGAAAATCATCGAGGGCGCCAAGGGCCGCGTGTTCGTCACGACCTTCGCGTCGCACACGCACCGTCTTCAAAACGTCGTTCACGTCGCCGAGAAACTGGGGCGGCGCGTCGTGATGGAAGGCCGCTCGATGGTGAAGTACGCGCAAGTCGCGCTGAACCTCGGCTACCTGGAGATGAAGGACGGCCTCGTCAGCACGGACGAAATGGGCGACTTGCAAGATTCTCAAGTGCTGTTCTTGTGCACGGGCTCGCAAGGGCAGCCGATGAGCGTCTTGTCGCGCCTCGCGTTCGGCAATCACGCCAAGATCGCCTTGCACCGCGGTGACACCGTGATCTTGTCGAGCAGCCCCATTCCCGGCAACGAGGAAGCGGTGAACACCGTCATCAACCGCTTGTACGAAATCGGCGTGGAAGTCTACTATCCGCCGACGTACAAAGTGCACGCGTCAGGCCACGGCTCTCAAGAGGAACTCAAGATGGTGCTGAACCTCGCCAATCCCAAGTTCTTCTTGCCGTGGCACGGCGAGCCCAGGCACCAGATCAACCACGCGCGACTCGCGCAGGGCATGCCGAAGCCGCCGAAGCGTACCCTCATCGCCAAGAACGGCGACGTCGTCCGCCTCACGGCCGACGACTTCCGCGTGACGGGCACGGTTCCGTCGGGCGCGGTGTACGTCGACGGGCTCGGTGTCGGCGACATCAGCGACGACATCATTCAAGACCGCCTCGCCATGAGTCAGGACGGCGTGCTCATCATGACGGCCGTTCTGCATCCCACGCCGCACGTGGAACTCGTGTCGCGCGGCTTCGTGAAGGCCAACCGCGACTTGGAGGGCAACATCCGCAAGGTGGCTCTCGAAGCCGTCGAGGCGGGCTTGCGCGAAAAGAAGCGCTTGGAGGACGTGCGAGACGACATGTACGGCGCCGTGCGTCGCTTCGTCCGCAAGGTGACGGGCCGCAATCCCGTGTTGATCCCCGTCCTCGTTGAGTGA
- the hemC gene encoding hydroxymethylbilane synthase produces the protein MRSITIGTRGSSLALAQTRWVVARLKEEWPDTDFRIQTISTKGDRDRRALVTAAKGEKGLWVKDIEDALLSSRIDIAVHSLKDLPTEQPDGLEIASIPKRVDARDVLIGKEGFKKLAELPSGARVGTSSVRRKAFLRAVRPDLEIRDLRGNVDTRLAAVSEDGYDAIILAAAGLIRLDLRHRIDELVDPAVLLPAPGQGALALETRSDDDLSIEVAYAIHDRTTDDRTTAEREFLAGLGAGCLAPVGAFANVKGGTLLLEGWVGALDGTKVIRATIEGEPDECADLGAQLAEDMLAQGARDLVEAAKVALS, from the coding sequence ATGCGTTCCATTACCATCGGAACCCGCGGCAGTTCCTTGGCGCTCGCTCAAACTCGCTGGGTAGTCGCGCGTCTCAAGGAAGAGTGGCCGGACACGGACTTCCGAATCCAGACGATCTCCACGAAAGGAGATCGTGATCGTCGCGCGCTCGTCACCGCTGCCAAAGGCGAGAAGGGCTTGTGGGTGAAGGACATCGAGGACGCGCTGCTAAGCAGCCGTATCGACATCGCGGTCCACTCGCTCAAGGACTTGCCGACCGAGCAGCCCGACGGCCTCGAAATCGCCAGCATTCCCAAGCGCGTCGACGCGCGTGACGTCTTGATCGGCAAGGAAGGCTTCAAGAAACTCGCCGAGCTGCCCTCGGGCGCCCGCGTCGGCACGAGCAGCGTTCGGCGCAAGGCGTTTTTGCGTGCCGTGCGACCCGACTTGGAAATTCGCGATCTGCGCGGCAATGTGGACACGCGCCTCGCCGCCGTGAGCGAAGACGGCTACGACGCCATCATTCTCGCTGCCGCCGGACTCATCCGCCTCGACCTTCGCCACCGCATCGACGAACTCGTCGATCCCGCCGTGCTGCTTCCCGCGCCCGGGCAGGGCGCGCTCGCGCTGGAGACGCGAAGCGACGACGATCTGTCCATCGAAGTCGCGTACGCCATCCACGACCGGACGACCGACGACCGCACGACGGCCGAGCGCGAGTTCCTCGCGGGGCTCGGCGCCGGCTGCCTCGCGCCCGTGGGCGCCTTCGCGAACGTCAAGGGCGGCACCTTGCTGCTCGAAGGCTGGGTCGGCGCGCTCGACGGCACCAAAGTCATCCGCGCCACGATCGAGGGTGAGCCGGACGAGTGCGCCGACTTAGGCGCGCAACTCGCCGAGGACATGCTCGCGCAAGGCGCGCGCGACCTCGTGGAGGCCGCCAAGGTCGCTTTGTCGTGA
- the rsmG gene encoding 16S rRNA (guanine(527)-N(7))-methyltransferase RsmG, translating to MNDRIDAFATFLDLLVEASGRMSLTTIRDESGIVAKHFVDSLSCLRSEVLNSSMSVIDLGTGAGFPGLPLAIACPHLDVHLLDATRRKIEFVGSVIEALELPNAHPHVGRAETLGRQEGQRGRYDRVVTRAVSTLATLVELSLPLLRDGGVLIAQKGPSVVDELEAGRKAAKLVGGEVEQVIEFRLPITGETRSLVLVRKTRSTPAAYPRREGVPHRSPLF from the coding sequence GTGAACGATCGAATCGACGCTTTCGCGACGTTTCTAGACCTTCTGGTCGAAGCGAGCGGGCGCATGAGCCTCACGACGATCCGAGACGAAAGTGGCATCGTCGCGAAGCACTTCGTCGACTCCCTGTCCTGTCTGCGCTCGGAGGTCTTGAATTCGTCGATGAGCGTCATCGACCTCGGAACGGGCGCAGGCTTTCCGGGGCTGCCGCTCGCGATCGCGTGTCCGCATCTCGATGTCCACCTACTCGACGCGACACGGCGCAAGATAGAGTTCGTGGGCAGCGTGATCGAGGCATTGGAATTGCCCAACGCGCACCCGCACGTCGGGCGAGCCGAGACGCTGGGACGCCAAGAGGGGCAGCGCGGTAGGTACGACCGAGTCGTCACGCGAGCGGTCAGCACGCTCGCGACCCTGGTGGAGTTGAGCTTGCCCTTGCTCCGAGACGGGGGCGTCTTGATCGCGCAAAAAGGACCGAGCGTCGTCGACGAGCTCGAAGCCGGCCGCAAAGCAGCGAAGCTCGTCGGGGGAGAGGTCGAGCAGGTCATCGAGTTCAGGCTTCCCATCACGGGCGAGACGCGCTCGCTCGTTCTAGTGCGCAAAACGCGCTCGACGCCCGCCGCGTACCCACGACGTGAAGGTGTGCCGCACAGGAGTCCGCTATTCTAG
- a CDS encoding ParB/RepB/Spo0J family partition protein, whose amino-acid sequence MKVDKLLRSSYQPRQHFEPTALAELAQSIRDKGVLQPLLVRPRGESFEIVAGERRWRAAQLAGLTEVPVVVRDLADREALEIAIIENLQREDLGPLEEARAYQALLDQGLSQEEVAQAVGKGRSTVTNALRLLALPTGVLTALEAGQITAGHARAILAQPDSDRAWALEQIRTRDLTVREAEALRRAAAPMIEPKASTTRPWRQLELDLSRRVGTRVKISGADKGKVELSYGSQEELDRILALLGHELE is encoded by the coding sequence GTGAAGGTCGATAAACTTCTCCGCTCTTCGTATCAGCCGCGTCAGCACTTCGAGCCGACGGCCCTCGCCGAGCTCGCTCAGAGCATTCGCGACAAAGGCGTCCTTCAACCGCTGCTCGTCCGGCCACGCGGAGAATCGTTCGAAATCGTAGCGGGCGAACGCCGTTGGCGCGCCGCGCAACTCGCCGGCCTCACGGAAGTTCCCGTCGTCGTGCGCGACCTCGCCGACCGCGAAGCGCTCGAAATCGCCATCATCGAGAACTTGCAGCGCGAAGATCTCGGACCTTTGGAAGAGGCGCGGGCGTATCAAGCGCTGCTCGATCAAGGCCTCAGCCAAGAGGAGGTCGCGCAGGCGGTCGGCAAGGGCCGCTCCACGGTCACGAACGCCTTGCGCCTGCTGGCGTTGCCCACGGGCGTGCTCACGGCGTTAGAGGCGGGTCAAATCACGGCGGGGCATGCCCGCGCAATTTTGGCGCAGCCTGACAGCGACCGCGCTTGGGCGCTCGAGCAGATTCGCACGCGTGATCTGACCGTGCGCGAAGCGGAGGCGTTACGCCGCGCCGCCGCGCCGATGATCGAGCCGAAAGCGTCGACGACTCGCCCGTGGCGGCAACTGGAGCTCGACCTTAGCCGCCGAGTGGGAACGCGCGTGAAGATCTCGGGCGCCGACAAGGGCAAGGTGGAACTCAGTTACGGTTCGCAAGAGGAACTCGACCGCATTTTGGCCTTGCTCGGTCACGAACTCGAGTAG
- the rbsK gene encoding ribokinase, which yields MSIVVFGSVNMDLVARASRLPNVGETVLGDTFETVPGGKGANQAVTCGRLGAPVAFVGRVGRDAFGDTLLQSLATANVDIGSVTPTLGSSGVALIEVDEHGQNRIVVVPGANGEVGADDLARLKARLKPGDLLLLQLEIPLDVVVAAAGIAKEQGALVMLDPAPAPTDLPSALWSLVDFLTPNETETRLLSGVDASTLDGALQAARNLLARGPKSVVVKRGDRGALYVDERGVLPVDPFDVESVDTVGAGDAFNGGFAAALAEGRSLPEALRFASATAALSVTKRGAQDALPTRSQVEVLLG from the coding sequence ATGAGCATCGTCGTGTTCGGCAGCGTCAACATGGATCTCGTGGCGCGCGCTTCGCGCCTTCCCAACGTCGGCGAGACCGTCCTCGGCGACACCTTCGAGACCGTGCCGGGCGGCAAGGGCGCCAATCAAGCCGTCACGTGCGGTCGGCTCGGAGCGCCCGTCGCCTTCGTCGGACGAGTCGGGCGCGACGCCTTCGGCGACACCTTGCTGCAATCGCTCGCCACGGCGAACGTCGATATCGGAAGCGTGACGCCCACGCTCGGCTCCTCGGGCGTCGCCTTGATCGAAGTCGACGAGCACGGCCAAAACCGCATCGTCGTCGTGCCCGGCGCGAACGGCGAGGTCGGCGCCGACGATCTCGCCCGCCTGAAAGCTCGCCTAAAGCCGGGCGATCTCTTGCTGCTGCAACTCGAAATTCCCTTGGACGTCGTCGTGGCCGCCGCCGGCATCGCCAAAGAGCAGGGCGCGCTCGTCATGCTCGACCCAGCCCCGGCGCCCACCGATCTGCCGAGCGCGCTGTGGAGCCTCGTGGACTTCCTCACGCCGAACGAGACGGAGACGCGCCTCTTGTCGGGCGTGGACGCGTCGACGCTCGACGGGGCGCTGCAAGCCGCTCGGAACTTGCTGGCGCGAGGCCCTAAAAGCGTCGTCGTGAAGCGCGGAGATCGAGGGGCGCTCTACGTGGACGAGCGCGGCGTCTTGCCGGTCGACCCTTTCGACGTCGAGTCGGTCGATACGGTCGGAGCGGGCGACGCTTTCAACGGTGGATTCGCCGCCGCCCTCGCCGAGGGCCGTTCGCTGCCCGAAGCGCTGCGCTTCGCGTCTGCCACCGCCGCCCTTTCCGTCACGAAGCGCGGCGCGCAAGACGCACTGCCGACGCGCTCGCAAGTCGAAGTTCTTTTGGGCTGA
- the mnmG gene encoding tRNA uridine-5-carboxymethylaminomethyl(34) synthesis enzyme MnmG, with protein sequence MATRWNVIVIGGGHAGIEAAWAARNFGSVALVVTNPDTIGRMPCNPAVGGPGKSQLVFEVHALGGLMGRVADDTAIHTRMLNASKGPAVQSLRVQNERDEYATRAQEYVLGTAALDIVRGEAAALERDGDDWTVVTTDGRRLRARSVVLATGTFLRGQTWYGRASRPEGRQGEPPSRFLSSTLERGGHVLKRYKTGTPPRIRADSVRFEDLMELPADADPRSFGGRPGPRAASTPTWQTYTTPRTHELIQDNLHESPMYAGDIEGLGPRYCPSIEDKVVRFAHHERHLLFVEPDGRETSEVYLQGFSSSLPPRLQDELVRTLPGFEAAVVQRYAYAVEYDVVDSRELTLNLESRFLPGVFLAGQVVGTSGYEEAAAQGLVAGVAAARRAADLPELFFQRAQGYLGVLLDDLVLRGSDEPYRMMTSRVEHRLLVRQDNADERLTNFGHVLGVVGESEVERVGAKYARIESGMAALRQQRVNGVTGDAWLRRPEMSLADVEALGMTLPELNRDEREAVEIRVKYAGYIERTKRQLEAEASSDSVELGDLDFHAVPALSLEAREKLERARPRTLGQAARLPGVRHSDISALLVHLKSGKRVSRET encoded by the coding sequence ATGGCGACGCGCTGGAACGTCATTGTCATCGGAGGTGGCCACGCCGGCATCGAGGCGGCGTGGGCCGCTCGCAATTTCGGCTCGGTCGCCTTGGTCGTGACGAATCCCGACACGATCGGCCGCATGCCGTGCAACCCGGCCGTGGGTGGACCGGGGAAAAGTCAGCTCGTGTTCGAAGTGCACGCTCTGGGCGGTTTGATGGGCCGCGTCGCGGACGACACTGCGATTCACACGCGCATGCTCAACGCGTCCAAAGGGCCCGCCGTGCAGTCGCTCCGAGTGCAGAACGAACGCGACGAGTACGCGACGCGGGCCCAGGAATACGTCCTTGGGACGGCCGCGCTGGACATCGTGCGCGGTGAAGCCGCGGCGCTGGAGCGTGACGGTGACGATTGGACGGTCGTCACGACCGACGGTCGACGCTTGCGTGCGCGCAGCGTGGTCCTCGCCACCGGCACCTTCCTGCGCGGCCAGACTTGGTACGGCCGCGCCTCGCGGCCCGAAGGACGTCAGGGCGAGCCGCCGTCTCGCTTCCTCTCCTCTACCCTGGAGCGTGGCGGCCACGTCTTGAAGCGCTACAAGACCGGGACGCCTCCGCGCATTCGCGCCGACTCGGTGAGGTTCGAGGACTTGATGGAACTTCCCGCCGACGCCGATCCTCGCTCGTTCGGCGGACGTCCGGGACCGCGCGCGGCGTCCACACCGACGTGGCAGACGTACACGACGCCACGTACCCACGAGCTTATTCAGGACAATTTGCACGAGTCTCCCATGTACGCGGGCGACATCGAAGGCTTGGGGCCACGCTACTGTCCGTCAATCGAGGACAAGGTCGTGCGCTTCGCTCATCACGAACGCCACCTGCTGTTCGTCGAGCCCGACGGGCGTGAAACAAGCGAGGTGTATTTGCAGGGTTTTTCGAGCAGCTTGCCGCCTCGCTTGCAAGACGAACTCGTGCGAACGCTGCCGGGCTTCGAAGCGGCCGTCGTTCAGCGATACGCTTACGCGGTCGAGTACGACGTGGTCGACTCGCGCGAGCTGACCTTGAACCTCGAGTCACGCTTTTTGCCCGGCGTGTTTTTGGCGGGCCAAGTCGTCGGGACGAGCGGTTACGAGGAAGCGGCGGCCCAAGGCCTTGTGGCGGGAGTCGCGGCGGCGAGGCGAGCGGCCGATTTGCCCGAGCTGTTCTTCCAACGAGCTCAAGGATATCTTGGCGTGCTGCTCGACGACCTCGTGCTGCGCGGCAGCGACGAGCCGTACCGCATGATGACCAGCCGAGTGGAACATCGCCTGTTGGTTCGACAGGACAACGCCGACGAACGCCTCACGAACTTCGGTCACGTGCTCGGCGTGGTCGGCGAGAGCGAAGTCGAGCGGGTTGGAGCGAAGTACGCGCGGATCGAGAGTGGGATGGCGGCCCTTCGTCAGCAGCGTGTGAACGGGGTTACCGGCGACGCGTGGCTTCGCCGCCCGGAAATGTCGCTGGCCGATGTGGAAGCGCTCGGCATGACCTTGCCCGAGTTGAACCGCGATGAGCGTGAAGCCGTGGAAATCCGTGTGAAGTACGCGGGCTATATCGAACGAACGAAGCGGCAGTTGGAAGCCGAGGCGTCCTCCGACAGCGTGGAACTCGGCGACTTGGACTTTCATGCGGTGCCCGCTTTGTCTCTGGAAGCACGCGAGAAGCTGGAGCGCGCCCGACCGAGAACGCTCGGCCAAGCGGCGCGCCTTCCCGGCGTCCGACACTCGGACATCAGCGCCCTTCTCGTTCACCTCAAGTCGGGCAAACGCGTTTCACGGGAAACTTGA
- a CDS encoding MFS transporter, with protein sequence MTTPQDSLAALRYPNFRRLLTSSASASFAGQAFSVVIGYQVYQLTNSALALGVLGLCSALPSLSLALLGGHFADRLDRRRILLVTRGLLIVAALLFAALSLAGPSTPVAGLYLLVVMMGFARGFGDPASSAFETRIVPQSVYVNASAWLGTVGQVAGIAGPILGGALLARLGPSGLYLIMAVLYGASWLALQRMPPVPPPAPRSHEGVRASIEAGLRFVFKDQVLFGSMALDLLAVLFGGAISLLPIFARDILGVGPAGLGVLLAAPSVGALLVMLWMTRRPPLRHTGWWLLVSVGGFGLSMMVFGVSRFFWLSLIALAWSGIFDGINMLVRRAIVRTRTPDEMRGRVGSVSLVFIGTSNEIGALESGVASHFLGVVRATVLGGLVTLGIVGFATWRWRDLTRWELRAEYEQS encoded by the coding sequence ATGACGACGCCTCAAGATTCTCTCGCCGCCCTTCGCTATCCCAACTTTCGTCGTCTGCTCACGTCGTCCGCGAGCGCTTCGTTCGCCGGACAAGCTTTCTCGGTCGTCATCGGCTACCAGGTCTACCAGCTTACCAACAGCGCCCTCGCCCTCGGCGTGCTGGGCTTGTGCTCGGCGTTGCCGTCGCTGAGCCTCGCGCTGCTCGGCGGACATTTCGCTGACCGCCTCGACCGTCGCCGCATCCTGCTCGTCACGCGCGGTCTGCTGATCGTCGCCGCCTTGCTGTTCGCGGCGCTCTCGCTGGCGGGACCGTCCACGCCCGTCGCCGGTTTGTACCTGCTCGTCGTCATGATGGGCTTCGCGCGCGGCTTCGGCGATCCCGCGTCCTCCGCCTTCGAGACGCGCATCGTGCCTCAAAGCGTCTACGTCAACGCGTCCGCCTGGCTCGGAACCGTCGGGCAAGTGGCGGGCATCGCCGGACCTATCTTGGGAGGCGCCTTGCTCGCTCGGCTCGGCCCGAGCGGCCTGTACCTCATCATGGCCGTGCTGTACGGAGCGTCGTGGCTCGCCTTGCAGCGCATGCCGCCCGTGCCGCCTCCCGCGCCGCGCTCGCACGAAGGCGTTCGCGCGAGCATCGAGGCTGGCTTGCGCTTCGTCTTCAAGGATCAAGTGCTGTTCGGCTCCATGGCGCTCGACTTGCTCGCCGTGCTGTTTGGCGGCGCCATCTCGCTGCTGCCCATCTTCGCGCGCGACATTCTTGGGGTCGGTCCGGCAGGCCTCGGCGTCCTGCTGGCCGCTCCGTCCGTCGGGGCCTTGCTGGTGATGCTGTGGATGACACGCCGCCCACCCTTGCGGCATACCGGCTGGTGGCTGCTGGTCAGCGTGGGCGGCTTCGGCCTGTCCATGATGGTCTTCGGCGTGTCGCGATTCTTTTGGTTGTCGTTGATCGCCCTCGCGTGGAGCGGAATCTTCGACGGAATCAACATGCTGGTTCGCCGCGCCATCGTGCGAACGCGCACGCCCGACGAGATGCGCGGACGCGTCGGGTCCGTCAGCCTCGTCTTCATCGGAACGAGCAACGAGATCGGCGCCCTCGAAAGCGGCGTCGCGTCGCACTTCCTCGGGGTCGTGCGTGCGACCGTGCTCGGCGGACTCGTCACCCTCGGCATCGTCGGGTTCGCCACCTGGCGATGGCGCGACCTCACCCGCTGGGAGCTGCGCGCCGAGTACGAGCAGTCTTGA
- a CDS encoding ParA family protein: MRIVGIVNQKGGVGKTTTAVNLAAYLAASGKRVLVVDLDPQANATSGLGHRGSARGVYDALDEEANASDFVCETSQDNLFLLPSTPDLAGAGVELAEMPYALRDMLRTLNGYDVVMIDAPPSLGPLTVNVLAAANALLIPLQAEYYALEGVAGLMETVDRVRAALNPSLRVLGIVITMFDGRTNLAQQVEENVRAHFGELVFWSVVPRNIRLSEAPSFAKPINQYSPLSSGAGAYKRLAEEVMQRVQKI, translated from the coding sequence GTGAGAATCGTCGGAATTGTGAACCAAAAGGGCGGCGTGGGTAAAACCACGACTGCCGTCAACCTGGCGGCGTACCTGGCGGCGTCCGGCAAACGCGTGCTCGTCGTGGATCTCGATCCTCAAGCCAACGCGACAAGCGGCCTCGGGCATCGCGGCTCGGCGCGAGGCGTCTACGACGCGCTCGACGAGGAGGCGAACGCGTCGGACTTCGTATGCGAAACCAGCCAAGACAACCTCTTTTTGCTGCCAAGCACGCCGGATTTGGCAGGCGCGGGCGTCGAACTCGCAGAAATGCCTTACGCCCTGCGCGACATGCTGCGCACGTTGAACGGCTACGACGTCGTCATGATCGACGCGCCGCCGAGCCTCGGACCCCTGACCGTCAACGTTCTGGCCGCTGCCAACGCCTTGCTGATTCCCTTGCAGGCCGAGTACTACGCCCTCGAAGGCGTAGCGGGCCTCATGGAAACGGTCGACCGCGTGCGCGCCGCCCTCAATCCGAGCTTGCGGGTGCTCGGGATCGTTATCACGATGTTCGACGGACGCACCAACCTCGCGCAGCAAGTCGAGGAGAACGTTCGCGCGCACTTCGGCGAGCTCGTCTTTTGGAGCGTCGTGCCCCGGAACATCCGACTCAGCGAAGCGCCGAGCTTCGCCAAGCCCATCAATCAGTACTCGCCTTTGTCGAGCGGCGCGGGCGCCTACAAGCGTCTTGCCGAGGAGGTGATGCAGCGTGTCCAAAAGATCTAG